A stretch of Primulina tabacum isolate GXHZ01 chromosome 13, ASM2559414v2, whole genome shotgun sequence DNA encodes these proteins:
- the LOC142523454 gene encoding IAA-amino acid hydrolase ILR1-like 6 isoform X2, with the protein MLDNRWKRKQLAFLKDSLLKLPSLSYPKFGWITEIETQVKGTVVLLFQPAEEAGNGAKRMIQEDALKDVEVVFAAHVSHLLPTSVIGARPGPFLAGCCFFKAVVTSEKCTSGSFHDSVNPVLAASAAVISLQGIVSQEMNPLDSHVISVTFFKGGDDLDPMPNRVEFGGTLRAFSNKSFDQLLTRIEEIIVAQALVFRCSATVDFFKNSDSIYPPMVNDEKMYTHLKKVVDDLVGPTNFQLVEQIMGAEDFSFFSEVIPAVFFFIGIKKESLGSVHSAHSPHFSIDEDALPVGAATYAAIAERYLLVRVVSPL; encoded by the exons ATGCTCGATAATAGGTGGAAAAGAAAACAGCTGGCTTTCTTGAAAGATTCCTTGCTGAAACTTCCATCACTGTCATATCCAAAATTTGGGTGGATTACGGAAATTGAGACTCAAGTTAAG GGGACTGTAGTGTTGCTGTTTCAGCCGGCAGAGGAAGCTGGGAATGGAGCAAAAAGAATGATTCAAGAGGATGCTCTTAAAGATGTTGAGGTCGTATTTGCAGCGCACGTATCACATCTGCTCCCGACCTCTGTCATTGGGGCAAGACCTGGCCCTTTTCTGGCAGGTTGTTGCTTCTTCAAGGCAGTTGTTACCAGCGAAAAGTGCACTTCCGGGAGCTTCCATGACTCAGTCAACCCTGTCTTAGCTGCCTCAGCAGCAGTGATCAGCCTACAGGGCATTGTGTCCCAAGAGATGAATCCGTTGGACTCACAC GTGATCTCTGTAACTTTCTTCAAAGGAGGCGATGATCTTGATCCGATGCCAAACCGGGTTGAATTTGGTGGCACTTTGAGGGCTTTTTCTAATAAAAGCTTCGACCAACTTCTTACAAGAATAGAAGAG ATTATCGTAGCTCAAGCTTTGGTTTTCAGATGCTCGGCAACAGTTGACTTCTTCAAGAACTCAGATTCGATTTACCCACCTATGGTAAACGACGAGAAAATGTACACACACTTGAAGAAAGTTGTCGACGATCTAGTAGGACCCACAAATTTCCAACTTGTCGAGCAGATAATGGGGGCAGAGGACTTCTCATTCTTCTCGGAAGTGATTCCTGCAGTCTTCTTCTTCATCGGAATCAAGAAAGAATCTCTAGGATCAGTACACTCTGCCCACTCGCCTCATTTTTCTATAGATGAAGACGCGCTTCCTGTAGGTGCGGCAACTTATGCTGCCATTGCTGAGAGATATCTACTCGTGCGAGTAGTCTCACCATTATAA
- the LOC142523454 gene encoding IAA-amino acid hydrolase ILR1-like 6 isoform X4, whose translation MLDNRWKRKQLAFLKDSLLKLPSLSYPKFGWITEIETQVKGTVVLLFQPAEEAGNGAKRMIQEDALKDVEVVFAAHVSHLLPTSVIGARPGPFLAGCCFFKAVVTSEKCTSGSFHDSVNPVLAASAAVISLQGIVSQEMNPLDSHVISVTFFKGGDDLDPMPNRVEFGGTLRAFSNKSFDQLLTRIEEMLGNS comes from the exons ATGCTCGATAATAGGTGGAAAAGAAAACAGCTGGCTTTCTTGAAAGATTCCTTGCTGAAACTTCCATCACTGTCATATCCAAAATTTGGGTGGATTACGGAAATTGAGACTCAAGTTAAG GGGACTGTAGTGTTGCTGTTTCAGCCGGCAGAGGAAGCTGGGAATGGAGCAAAAAGAATGATTCAAGAGGATGCTCTTAAAGATGTTGAGGTCGTATTTGCAGCGCACGTATCACATCTGCTCCCGACCTCTGTCATTGGGGCAAGACCTGGCCCTTTTCTGGCAGGTTGTTGCTTCTTCAAGGCAGTTGTTACCAGCGAAAAGTGCACTTCCGGGAGCTTCCATGACTCAGTCAACCCTGTCTTAGCTGCCTCAGCAGCAGTGATCAGCCTACAGGGCATTGTGTCCCAAGAGATGAATCCGTTGGACTCACAC GTGATCTCTGTAACTTTCTTCAAAGGAGGCGATGATCTTGATCCGATGCCAAACCGGGTTGAATTTGGTGGCACTTTGAGGGCTTTTTCTAATAAAAGCTTCGACCAACTTCTTACAAGAATAGAAGAG ATGCTCGGCAACAGTTGA
- the LOC142523454 gene encoding IAA-amino acid hydrolase ILR1-like 6 isoform X3 has product MIQEDALKDVEVVFAAHVSHLLPTSVIGARPGPFLAGCCFFKAVVTSEKCTSGSFHDSVNPVLAASAAVISLQGIVSQEMNPLDSHVISVTFFKGGDDLDPMPNRVEFGGTLRAFSNKSFDQLLTRIEEVRHFITSYVYLCYPLTKQTGSIIKYLEHFKQIIVAQALVFRCSATVDFFKNSDSIYPPMVNDEKMYTHLKKVVDDLVGPTNFQLVEQIMGAEDFSFFSEVIPAVFFFIGIKKESLGSVHSAHSPHFSIDEDALPVGAATYAAIAERYLLVRVVSPL; this is encoded by the exons ATGATTCAAGAGGATGCTCTTAAAGATGTTGAGGTCGTATTTGCAGCGCACGTATCACATCTGCTCCCGACCTCTGTCATTGGGGCAAGACCTGGCCCTTTTCTGGCAGGTTGTTGCTTCTTCAAGGCAGTTGTTACCAGCGAAAAGTGCACTTCCGGGAGCTTCCATGACTCAGTCAACCCTGTCTTAGCTGCCTCAGCAGCAGTGATCAGCCTACAGGGCATTGTGTCCCAAGAGATGAATCCGTTGGACTCACAC GTGATCTCTGTAACTTTCTTCAAAGGAGGCGATGATCTTGATCCGATGCCAAACCGGGTTGAATTTGGTGGCACTTTGAGGGCTTTTTCTAATAAAAGCTTCGACCAACTTCTTACAAGAATAGAAGAGGTAAGACATTTCATTACTAGTTATGTCTACCTCTGTTATCCCTTGACTAAGCAAACAGGATCGATCATTAAATACCTTGAACATTTTAAACAGATTATCGTAGCTCAAGCTTTGGTTTTCAGATGCTCGGCAACAGTTGACTTCTTCAAGAACTCAGATTCGATTTACCCACCTATGGTAAACGACGAGAAAATGTACACACACTTGAAGAAAGTTGTCGACGATCTAGTAGGACCCACAAATTTCCAACTTGTCGAGCAGATAATGGGGGCAGAGGACTTCTCATTCTTCTCGGAAGTGATTCCTGCAGTCTTCTTCTTCATCGGAATCAAGAAAGAATCTCTAGGATCAGTACACTCTGCCCACTCGCCTCATTTTTCTATAGATGAAGACGCGCTTCCTGTAGGTGCGGCAACTTATGCTGCCATTGCTGAGAGATATCTACTCGTGCGAGTAGTCTCACCATTATAA
- the LOC142523454 gene encoding IAA-amino acid hydrolase ILR1-like 6 isoform X1: protein MLDNRWKRKQLAFLKDSLLKLPSLSYPKFGWITEIETQVKGTVVLLFQPAEEAGNGAKRMIQEDALKDVEVVFAAHVSHLLPTSVIGARPGPFLAGCCFFKAVVTSEKCTSGSFHDSVNPVLAASAAVISLQGIVSQEMNPLDSHVISVTFFKGGDDLDPMPNRVEFGGTLRAFSNKSFDQLLTRIEEVRHFITSYVYLCYPLTKQTGSIIKYLEHFKQIIVAQALVFRCSATVDFFKNSDSIYPPMVNDEKMYTHLKKVVDDLVGPTNFQLVEQIMGAEDFSFFSEVIPAVFFFIGIKKESLGSVHSAHSPHFSIDEDALPVGAATYAAIAERYLLVRVVSPL, encoded by the exons ATGCTCGATAATAGGTGGAAAAGAAAACAGCTGGCTTTCTTGAAAGATTCCTTGCTGAAACTTCCATCACTGTCATATCCAAAATTTGGGTGGATTACGGAAATTGAGACTCAAGTTAAG GGGACTGTAGTGTTGCTGTTTCAGCCGGCAGAGGAAGCTGGGAATGGAGCAAAAAGAATGATTCAAGAGGATGCTCTTAAAGATGTTGAGGTCGTATTTGCAGCGCACGTATCACATCTGCTCCCGACCTCTGTCATTGGGGCAAGACCTGGCCCTTTTCTGGCAGGTTGTTGCTTCTTCAAGGCAGTTGTTACCAGCGAAAAGTGCACTTCCGGGAGCTTCCATGACTCAGTCAACCCTGTCTTAGCTGCCTCAGCAGCAGTGATCAGCCTACAGGGCATTGTGTCCCAAGAGATGAATCCGTTGGACTCACAC GTGATCTCTGTAACTTTCTTCAAAGGAGGCGATGATCTTGATCCGATGCCAAACCGGGTTGAATTTGGTGGCACTTTGAGGGCTTTTTCTAATAAAAGCTTCGACCAACTTCTTACAAGAATAGAAGAGGTAAGACATTTCATTACTAGTTATGTCTACCTCTGTTATCCCTTGACTAAGCAAACAGGATCGATCATTAAATACCTTGAACATTTTAAACAGATTATCGTAGCTCAAGCTTTGGTTTTCAGATGCTCGGCAACAGTTGACTTCTTCAAGAACTCAGATTCGATTTACCCACCTATGGTAAACGACGAGAAAATGTACACACACTTGAAGAAAGTTGTCGACGATCTAGTAGGACCCACAAATTTCCAACTTGTCGAGCAGATAATGGGGGCAGAGGACTTCTCATTCTTCTCGGAAGTGATTCCTGCAGTCTTCTTCTTCATCGGAATCAAGAAAGAATCTCTAGGATCAGTACACTCTGCCCACTCGCCTCATTTTTCTATAGATGAAGACGCGCTTCCTGTAGGTGCGGCAACTTATGCTGCCATTGCTGAGAGATATCTACTCGTGCGAGTAGTCTCACCATTATAA